The DNA window GGAGGATGTAATCCGGCACACTCGGCTCGTGCCCCTCGCCGTGACCTCCCGACTCGGAAGCCCACGCGGTGGCCACGAACAGACTGGCGAACAGCACCATTGCCTTGCGCATCACTCGTCTCCGCCCGCCGCGCCCTTGGACGCGGCCATCACGTAGCTCACTTCAATCCATTGCAGCGCGAAGTAGACGCCGAAGAAGCCGGCGACAAACGGCACCGGCGGCATTCCTCGCGACACCAGCCCCACCAACCCCACCAGCACCGCCACCATCCTCAGGCCGAACACCACCCCTACCACCTTCAACGCCGCCTTGAGGTCCTGCCGCATCGCCCGCCGCTTGAGCAGCAACGCCACCACGCCCGTCACCGCCGCCAGCCCCACGCCCCACAGCGCCGACACCCGAGACTCCGCCACCGTCGGGAGCAACCCCGCCACCGCCACGCCCACCCCCATCACCCCGGCCGCCAACCCCGCGTGGGACTTGAACGGGTCCTTCGCCTCGACATCCCGTCCCGTCACTTGCGCCGTCCCAGTCGAGCCATCTCCCGGAGGAATCCGTAGAAGCCCACGCAGATACCCAGGAAGCTCAAGCCCACCAACAACCACGGCCCCGACCCCAGCTTCCGGTCCAGCCAGTAGCCTCCCAGCACTCCCACCACCGCCCCGCCCACCAGCTTCCACACCGCATTGATGTAGGGCTGCGCCGCCCTCATCTGTCGAGCCGTCGTCCCCAGCTCGCTGCCATCCGATTGCTCCCGGGGTTCCTTCGCCGCCATTCGACGCCTCCCCAAACCCTGGGAAACCCTCGGATTTCCATGCCACCCGATCCAACCCCTTCACACGCGGGCGCCGCTTAACACCGAATGAGCGGAAGGCGCAACCGC is part of the Myxococcus landrumus genome and encodes:
- a CDS encoding AtpZ/AtpI family protein; amino-acid sequence: MAAKEPREQSDGSELGTTARQMRAAQPYINAVWKLVGGAVVGVLGGYWLDRKLGSGPWLLVGLSFLGICVGFYGFLREMARLGRRK